In a genomic window of Holophagales bacterium:
- the ltrA gene encoding group II intron reverse transcriptase/maturase codes for MTIEEVAREENLREAFRKVASNDGAPGPDRQTVEQVQQRLDAIVPVLSRELTTGEYRPGDIRRVWIPKTGGGERGLGIPNVIDRIVQQAVAQVLSPHYEPTFHPSSHGFRPGRSCHTAIAEAKRHLEEGYGIVVDLDLDKFFDRVHWERLLARLGKLVKDDRLIALIRRMLKARVVMPDGVVVTTEEGTPQGGPLSPLLSNIVLDELDWELSRRGHRFVRYADDQNIYVRSQRAGERVMANVRDFIERKLRLKVNLAKSAVAKPEERHFLGFRLRRDPEDGAVEVDLSKRSKERVDEKIRHKTRRNRGQSLWATLRELNEYLKGWIGFFWIVTGETAERTLRNLDAHIRRRLRAVLLKHWRSKRSIARRLIKLGCPPKKAWRTVYEGRRRLWDLSRTAAVQKSLRNEYFEKRGLFSLTAWHGQRWARELAPVQLNLGLELG; via the coding sequence ATGACGATCGAGGAGGTGGCGCGAGAAGAGAACCTGAGGGAGGCGTTTCGGAAAGTGGCGTCGAACGACGGTGCCCCGGGACCGGACCGGCAGACGGTGGAGCAGGTGCAGCAGCGCCTGGATGCCATCGTGCCGGTGTTGAGCCGCGAACTGACGACGGGGGAATACCGACCGGGAGACATCCGGAGGGTATGGATCCCGAAGACGGGAGGCGGCGAAAGGGGCCTTGGCATCCCGAACGTGATCGATCGGATCGTGCAGCAGGCTGTGGCGCAGGTGCTCAGTCCGCATTACGAGCCGACGTTTCACCCGAGTAGCCATGGTTTCCGGCCGGGCAGGAGCTGTCACACGGCGATCGCCGAAGCGAAGCGGCATCTGGAGGAGGGCTACGGGATCGTGGTGGACCTGGATCTGGACAAGTTCTTCGATCGGGTTCACTGGGAGCGGTTGCTGGCCCGGCTGGGGAAGCTGGTGAAAGATGACCGGCTCATCGCCTTGATCCGACGGATGTTGAAAGCGCGAGTGGTGATGCCGGACGGAGTGGTGGTGACGACGGAAGAGGGGACCCCACAGGGCGGGCCGCTCTCGCCGCTGCTGTCGAACATCGTGCTCGACGAGCTCGACTGGGAGCTTTCGAGACGAGGACACCGCTTCGTGCGCTATGCCGATGACCAGAACATCTATGTTCGCAGTCAGCGGGCAGGCGAAAGGGTGATGGCCAACGTCAGGGACTTCATCGAGCGCAAGCTTCGGCTGAAGGTAAACCTGGCCAAGAGCGCCGTGGCGAAACCAGAGGAGCGGCACTTTCTAGGGTTCCGGCTCAGGCGCGATCCTGAGGACGGGGCCGTGGAGGTGGACTTGTCGAAGCGTTCGAAGGAACGCGTGGACGAGAAGATCCGCCACAAGACGCGACGGAACCGGGGGCAGTCGCTGTGGGCGACGCTGCGGGAGCTGAACGAGTACCTTAAAGGCTGGATCGGGTTCTTCTGGATCGTGACCGGAGAGACAGCGGAACGAACGCTACGAAATCTGGATGCCCACATCAGGCGCCGACTCCGTGCGGTGCTGCTGAAGCACTGGCGGAGCAAGCGCTCGATCGCGCGCCGACTCATCAAGCTCGGGTGTCCACCGAAGAAGGCCTGGCGAACGGTCTACGAGGGGCGACGACGCCTCTGGGACCTGAGCCGAACTGCGGCGGTGCAGAAGAGTCTCCGAAACGAATACTTCGAAAAGCGGGGACTGTTCTCGCTGACGGCATGGCACGGACAGAGGTGGGCACGAGAGCTCGCCCCGGTACAGCTCAATCTGGGGCTGGAACTGGGATAG